One Luteibacter sp. 9135 DNA segment encodes these proteins:
- a CDS encoding response regulator transcription factor encodes MSNRDEQAGLILLVEDNRQIAEMVGEFLERRGYSVDYAADGVSGLHLAVSNSYDVIVLDLMLPGMDGLDVCRKLRKDGKKSTPVLMLTARDTLEDKLVGLEAGADDYLVKPFEVRELEARLRALIRRDRRQVSSEVLNVGDMTLDTATLRLTRGGQELTVSPIGLKLLAILMRESPRRWKAAKRGEPSGGARSKPVSRWFSSCRPSSSSSHR; translated from the coding sequence ATGAGCAACCGCGATGAACAGGCAGGCCTGATCCTTCTGGTCGAAGACAACCGCCAGATTGCCGAGATGGTCGGCGAGTTCCTCGAGCGCAGGGGTTATTCGGTCGACTACGCCGCCGACGGCGTCAGCGGTCTCCACCTGGCCGTTTCCAACAGCTACGACGTGATCGTTCTCGACCTCATGCTTCCGGGCATGGATGGCCTGGATGTGTGCCGCAAGCTTCGCAAGGACGGCAAGAAGTCCACGCCGGTGCTGATGCTCACTGCGCGCGACACGCTGGAAGACAAGCTGGTCGGCCTCGAGGCCGGTGCCGACGATTACCTGGTCAAGCCCTTCGAAGTGCGTGAACTGGAAGCGCGCCTGCGCGCCCTGATCCGCCGCGACCGTCGTCAGGTCTCATCCGAAGTGCTCAACGTCGGCGACATGACGCTCGATACCGCCACGCTGCGCCTCACGCGCGGCGGCCAGGAACTCACCGTTTCGCCAATCGGCCTGAAGCTGCTGGCCATACTCATGCGCGAATCGCCGCGTCGATGGAAGGCAGCAAAACGCGGGGAACCATCCGGCGGGGCTCGTTCAAAGCCCGTATCGCGGTGGTTTTCGTCCTGCAGACCCTCGTCGTCGTCATCGCATCGCTGA
- a CDS encoding ABC transporter ATP-binding protein, giving the protein MSDSSRVLLEVTDVTKSVFGPEGRLDILSGVNLQVAAGESFAIVGASGSGKTTLLGLLAGLDVATSGSVRIDGQALEAVDEEARAAIRRRLVGFVFQSFHLLPALTAEENVMLPLELEGDDGARERAHAALDAVGLTARRRHYPAQLSGGEQQRVALARAFVHRPRVLFADEPTGNLDQHTGEQVGDLLFAMNRQHSTTLILVTHDPRLAARCARSATLHEGRLEVVA; this is encoded by the coding sequence ATGAGCGATTCTTCCCGTGTTCTTCTCGAAGTGACCGATGTTACCAAGTCGGTCTTCGGCCCGGAGGGACGCCTCGACATCCTGTCGGGCGTGAACCTGCAGGTCGCCGCGGGCGAGAGTTTCGCCATCGTCGGCGCCTCCGGCTCCGGCAAGACCACGTTGCTGGGACTGTTGGCCGGCCTGGACGTTGCCACGTCGGGCAGCGTGCGGATCGACGGCCAGGCGCTGGAAGCGGTGGACGAGGAAGCCCGCGCGGCGATCCGGCGGCGGCTGGTCGGCTTCGTCTTCCAGTCGTTCCACCTGCTGCCTGCACTCACCGCGGAGGAAAACGTGATGCTGCCGCTGGAACTGGAAGGCGACGACGGTGCGCGCGAACGTGCCCACGCCGCGCTCGACGCGGTGGGGCTGACAGCGCGGCGCCGCCATTATCCCGCTCAGCTGTCCGGCGGCGAGCAACAGCGCGTGGCCCTGGCGCGCGCCTTCGTCCACCGGCCGCGCGTGCTCTTCGCCGACGAACCCACGGGCAACCTCGACCAGCACACCGGCGAACAGGTGGGCGACCTGCTGTTCGCGATGAACCGCCAGCATTCGACCACCCTGATCCTGGTGACCCACGATCCGCGACTGGCCGCCCGCTGCGCGCGCTCGGCCACGCTGCACGAGGGCCGTCTCGAGGTTGTCGCGTGA
- a CDS encoding arylesterase has protein sequence MRRCLVLLLWVCCAIVSAANAPRKVLVLGDSLSAAHNIPVDAGWVRLLEARMSNMATPWTMVNASISGETSLSGKNRLPALLKAQHPAVVVIELGANDGLQGLPLTQLAANLDAMIAAAKASGAKVLLLGIELPVNYGPQYRDGLRKVYADAAARHAVPLLPFLLDGVALDPSLMQDDGLHPTVKGEPRVAENVWKTLSPLLR, from the coding sequence ATGCGTCGTTGCCTGGTCCTGTTGCTATGGGTTTGCTGCGCCATCGTCTCCGCGGCAAATGCGCCACGTAAGGTGCTGGTGCTCGGGGACTCGCTGTCGGCGGCGCACAACATTCCGGTGGACGCGGGATGGGTTCGCCTGCTCGAGGCTCGCATGTCGAACATGGCGACGCCGTGGACGATGGTCAATGCCAGCATCAGCGGCGAGACCTCGCTCAGCGGGAAGAATCGCCTGCCTGCCTTGCTCAAGGCACAGCATCCCGCCGTCGTGGTGATCGAACTGGGCGCGAACGATGGCCTGCAAGGCCTGCCGTTGACGCAACTGGCGGCCAACCTCGATGCGATGATCGCCGCCGCGAAGGCCTCCGGCGCCAAGGTGCTGCTGCTGGGCATCGAACTGCCGGTCAATTACGGCCCGCAGTACCGCGACGGGCTACGCAAGGTCTACGCGGATGCCGCTGCACGCCACGCCGTGCCGCTGCTGCCGTTCCTGCTCGACGGCGTGGCCCTCGACCCGTCGCTGATGCAGGACGACGGACTGCATCCGACAGTCAAGGGCGAGCCGCGTGTCGCGGAGAATGTGTGGAAAACGCTAAGCCCTTTACTTAGGTAG
- a CDS encoding sensor histidine kinase: MVFVLQTLVVVIASLMAANNVAPIGAAIAIMLSSGGLAWLAVSREWMPVEALARLLDGWDPDRPDMAGLHEQSGRKSDGDVSRLVRGLHGLASRIEGYSERERNFTRDASHELRSPLTVIKMSSDMLADEADLSEFGHRSLERIRRSTRELEALVEAFLILSRESDQGLAEEDFVVNKVLRQEVDYARELIAGRPVELVLDEPATFALHASPRVFAVLCGQLIRHALQQTDQGTVVVTVMPGSVSVINPAVDAPEPGTRRHASVNPHGFDLAIARRLSDRFQWPLETRSLPGANRVSSVRFPHPQPVEA, encoded by the coding sequence GTGGTTTTCGTCCTGCAGACCCTCGTCGTCGTCATCGCATCGCTGATGGCGGCGAACAACGTGGCGCCGATCGGTGCCGCGATTGCCATCATGCTTTCGTCGGGCGGTCTGGCGTGGCTCGCCGTGTCCCGGGAGTGGATGCCGGTCGAGGCACTGGCGCGCCTGCTAGACGGCTGGGACCCGGATCGTCCGGACATGGCGGGGCTGCACGAGCAGAGCGGACGCAAGTCCGACGGCGACGTGTCGCGGCTGGTGCGTGGACTGCACGGCCTGGCTTCGCGCATCGAAGGCTACAGCGAGCGCGAGCGCAATTTCACGCGTGACGCCAGCCACGAACTGCGCAGCCCGCTCACGGTCATCAAGATGTCGTCGGACATGCTGGCCGACGAAGCAGACCTCTCCGAATTCGGGCATCGCTCATTGGAACGCATCCGGCGCTCCACACGCGAGCTCGAGGCGCTGGTCGAGGCCTTCCTCATTCTTTCCCGTGAGTCCGACCAGGGGCTGGCCGAAGAAGACTTCGTGGTCAACAAGGTGTTGCGCCAGGAAGTGGATTACGCACGCGAGTTGATCGCGGGCCGCCCGGTCGAACTGGTGCTGGACGAGCCGGCCACGTTTGCCTTGCATGCGTCGCCGCGTGTGTTCGCGGTGCTGTGCGGCCAGCTCATCCGGCATGCCTTGCAGCAGACCGATCAGGGCACGGTGGTGGTCACCGTCATGCCCGGCAGCGTCAGTGTCATCAATCCCGCGGTGGACGCGCCGGAACCGGGCACGCGCCGGCATGCGTCGGTCAATCCGCATGGATTCGACCTGGCTATCGCGCGGCGACTCTCGGATCGCTTCCAATGGCCGTTGGAGACCCGTTCGCTTCCGGGCGCCAACCGCGTGTCCAGCGTCCGCTTTCCACATCCACAGCCCGTCGAGGCCTGA